Proteins from a single region of Hordeum vulgare subsp. vulgare chromosome 6H, MorexV3_pseudomolecules_assembly, whole genome shotgun sequence:
- the LOC123402360 gene encoding rho GTPase-activating protein 5-like: MAPSRIRFGRQTPPSCSDTEEEEEEEEEEEEEEAEEEEEEEPVASPLTLPAARGGVSVVDMVAAALRRSLVLCSSVRAEEGPGTGASGMQIGQPTEVRHVSHVTFDRFVGFLGLPADLEPEVPRPAPSASVSVFGVSPTSMQCSFDKRGNSVPTILLTMQRRLYLLGGLQAEGVFRINADNRQEQHVREQLNRGVVPDGVDLHCLAGLIKAWFRELPSGVLDSLTPEQVMHCNTEEECCRVASIVPPVEAALLDWAINLMADVVEHEKYNKMNARNVAMVFAPNMTQMADPLTALIHAVQVMNFLKTLILKTVKEREESAAATRGFTSSSGSPSDKDAPQALNHSDNPLNCPSQETVERPMISGATLDHFLFSVEQALHQDAQASIGEPKKCDTGTAHDKYNNEFSPVDSDFSTSNQDDSSSGNKFSNESVEGLFDRFKFRKGVGRLCRHPVFQLSRSMKKSDEAGQACA, translated from the exons ATGGCGCCGTCCCGGATCCGCTTCGGCCGCCAAACTCCCCCCTCCTGCTCtgacaccgaagaggaggaggaggaggaagaagaagaagaggaggaggaggcagaagaagaagaggaagaggagccaGTCGCGTCGCCGCTGACACTGccggcggcgaggggaggggtCTCCGTGGTGGacatggtggcggcggcgctgcggaggTCGCTGGTGCTGTGCAGCAGCGTGCGCGCCGAGGAAGGCCCCGGCACCGGGGCTTCGGGGATGCAGATAGGGCAGCCCACGGAGGTGCGCCACGTCTCGCACGTCACCTTCGACCGTTTCGTCGGCTTCCTCGGCCTCCCGGCCGACCTCGAGCCAGAGGTGCCGCGCCCCGCGCCCAGCGCCAG TGTAAGTGTATTTGGAGTTTCACCAACGTCCATGCAATGTTCATTTGATAAAAGAGGAAACAGTGTACCGACAATACTATTGACCATGCAAAGGAGGCTATATTTACTTGGGGGGCTTCAG GCTGAAGGGGTCTTCAGAATAAATGCTGACAATAGACAGGAACAGCATGTCAGGGAGCAACTAAACAGAGGTGTTGTTCCAGATGGAGTTGACTTGCATTGTCTTGCGGGCCTTATAAAG GCatggttccgagaacttccaagtGGAGTATTAGACTCATTGACTCCAGAACAAGTGATGCATTGCAACACTGAAGAAGAGTGTTGTCGTGTTGCGAGTATTGTACCTCCAGTGGAAGCGGCATTACTGGATTGGGCCATTAATCTGATGGCAGATGTTGTGGAGCATGAAAAGTATAACAAGATGAATGCTCGCAACGTTGCTATGGTTTTCGCGCCAAACATGACTCAG ATGGCCGACCCCTTAACTGCTTTGATACATGCAgttcaagtgatgaattttttgaAGACATTGATTCTGAAGACTGTCAAAGAAAGGGAGGAGTCAGCTGCCGCAACAAGGGGATTCACGTCCAGCTCTGGTTCCCCGAGCGACAAAGATGCACCTCAGGCATTAAATCATTCGGACAACCCCTTAAATTGTCCGAGTCAGGAAACCGTCGAACGCCCCATGATTAGTGGGGCTACTCTTGACCACTTTCTCTTCAGCGTGGAACAAGCGCTTCACCAAGATGCGCAAGCCAGTATCGGAGAACCCAAGAAGTGTGACACCGGTACGGCCCATGACAAATACAATAACGAATTTTCTCCAGTGGACAGTGATTTTAGTACTAGTAACCAAGATGACAGCAGTTCTGGAAACAAATTCAGTAACGAAAGTGTGGAAGGCTTGTTTGACAGATTCAAATTTAGGAAAGGGGTGGGCAGGCTCTGCAGGCATCCCGTGTTTCAGTTGAGTAGGTCCATGAAGAAGTCTGATGAAGCAGGACAAGCATGTGCATGA